A single region of the Pan troglodytes isolate AG18354 chromosome 18, NHGRI_mPanTro3-v2.0_pri, whole genome shotgun sequence genome encodes:
- the LOC112207762 gene encoding LOW QUALITY PROTEIN: uncharacterized protein LOC112207762 (The sequence of the model RefSeq protein was modified relative to this genomic sequence to represent the inferred CDS: inserted 2 bases in 2 codons; deleted 1 base in 1 codon; substituted 1 base at 1 genomic stop codon): MVNSKVEFIFGASPCRHAPCVAPARCCAESSRPLEGRDGLVSLPSMRLSSLLWGCERGVEARVRGGGGWRRRLAAAAGGGGWRRRRRRRRRGGAWAVSRPRRRKEPAACSVRGGTRLPAVGLAGGGRAMLVGQGAGPLGPAVVTAAVVLLLSGVGPAHGSEDIVVGCGSFVKSDVEINYSLIEIKLYTKHGTLKYQTDCAPNNGYFMIPLYDKGDFILKIEPPLGWSFEPTTVELHVDGVSDICTKGGDINFVFTGFSVNGKVLSKGQPLGPAGVQVSLRNTGTEAKIQSTVTRPGGKFAFFKVLPGDYEILATHPTWALKEASTTVRVTNSNANAASPLIVAGYNVSGSVRSDGEPMKGVKFLLFSSLVTKEDVLGCNVSPVPGFQPQDKSLVYLCYTVSREDGSFSFYSLPSGGYTVIPFYRGERITFDVAPSRLDFTVEHDSLKIEPVFHVMGFSVTGRVLNGPEGDGVPEAVVTLNNQIKVKTKADGSFRLENITTGTYTIHAQKEHLYFETVTIKIAPNTPQLADIIATGFSVCGQISIIRFPDTVKQMNKYKVVLSSQDKDKSLVTVETDAHGSFCFKAKPGTYKVQVMVPEAETRAGLTLKPQTFPLTVTDRPVMDVAFVQFLASVSGKVSCLDTCGDLLVTLQSLSCQGEKRSLQLSGKVNAMTFTFDNVLPGKYKISIMHEDWCWKNKSLEVEVLEDEVSAVEFRQTGYMLRCSLSHAITLGPSRELVCRSCLKQTLHKLEAMMRILQAETTAGTVMPTAIGDSILNITGRYLSEESEPYLAVYLHSEPRPNEHNCSASRRIHPESLQGADRRPYTFFISPGSRDPAGSYHLNLSSHFRWSALEVSVGLYTSLCQYFSEEDMVWRTEGLLPLEETSPRQAVCLTRHLTAFGASLFVPPSHVRFVFPEPTADVNYIVMLTCAVCLVTYMVMAAILHKLDQLDASWGRAIPFCGQRGRFKYEILVKTGWGRGSGTTAHVGIMLYGVDSRSSHWHLDGNRAFHRNSLDIFRIAXPHSLGSVWKIRVWHDNKGLSPAWFLQHIIVRDLQTAHSTFFLINDWLSVETEANGGLVEKEMLAASDAALLRFRRLLVAELQRGFFDKHXLSIWDRLPRSCFTRIQRATCCVLLICLFLGANAVWYGAVGDSAYSTGRVSRLSPLSVDTVAVGLVSSVVVYPVYLAILFLFWMSRSKVAGSPSPTPAGQRVLDIESCLDSSMLDSSFLTFXGLHAEVRALLGVLGWLGVLPPRRSLDSRHCAPLSRPLLDR, from the exons ATGGTGAATTCTAAAGTAGAATTCATCTTTGGAGCTTCTCCCTGTAGGCATGCACCTTGCGTTGCACCAGCAAGATGTTGCGCGGAGTCCTCCAGGCCTCTAGAAGGCAGAGATGGTCTCGTTTCCTTGCCGAGCATGCGCCTTAGTTCTCTCCTTTGGGGCTGTGAACGTGGGGTCGAAGCGCGCgtgcgcggcggcggcggctggcgGCGGCGGCTGGCGGCGGCGGCTGGCGGCGGCggctggcggcggcggcggcggcggcggcggcggggcggggcctgggctGTCAGCCGGCCTAGGAGGAGGAAGGAGCCTGCAGCGTGCAGTGTGAGGGGCGGGACCCGGCTGCCGGCGGTTGGTCTAGCTGGGGGAGGTCGGGCCATGCTGGTGGGCCAGGGCGCGGGGCCGCTGGGGCCCGCGGTGGTCACCGCCGCGGTGGTGCTGCTGCTGAGCGGCGTGGGGCCGGCGCACGGCTCGGAGGACATCGTGGTGGGCTGCGGTAGCTTCGTCAAGTCGGACGTGGAGATCAACTACTCGCTCATCGAG ataAAGCTGTACACCAAGCATGGGACTTTGAAATACCAGACAGACTGTGCCCCTAATAATGGTTACTTTATGATCCCTTTGTATGATAAG gggGATTTCATTCTGAAGATTGAGCCTCCCCTGGGGTGGAGTTTTG AGCCGACGACCGTGGAACTCCATGTGGATGGAGTCAGTGACATCTGCACAAAGGGCGGAGACATCAACTTTGTCTTCACTGGGTTCTCTGTGAATGGCAAG GTCCTCAGCAAAGGGCAGCCCCTGGGTCCTGCGGGAGTTCAGGTGTCTCTGAGAAACACTGGGACCGAAGCAAAGATCCAGTCCACAGTTACACGGCCTGGCGGAAA gtttgcattttttaaagttctgcctGGAGATTATGAAATCCTCGCAACTCATCCAACCTGGGCGTTGAAAGAG gcaagcaccacagTGCGTGTAACCAACTCCAATGCCAATGCGGCCAGTCCCCTCATAGTTGCTGGCTACAATGTGTCTGGCTCTGTCCGAAGTGATGGGGAGCCCATGAAAGGGGTgaagtttcttctcttttcttctttagtaacTAAAGAG GATGTCCTGGGCTGCAATGTCTCACCAGTGCCTGGGTTCCAGCCCCAAGACAAGAGTCTGGTGTATTTGTGCTACACGGTCTCCAGAGAAGATGGCTCGTTCTCTTTCTATTCCTTGCCAAGTGGGGGCTACACTGTG ATTCCGTTCTATCGAGGGGAGAGGATTACCTTTGATGTGGCGCCTTCCAGACTTGACTTCACAGTGGAGCATGACAGCTTGAAAATCGAG cCCGTGTTCCACGTCATGGGATTCTCCGTCACCGGGAGGGTCTTGAACGGACCCGAAGGAGATGGTGTTCCAGAAGCAGTAGTCACCCTGAATAACCAAATCAAAG ttaAAACAAAAGCTGATGGCTCATTCCGCCTTGAGAACATAACCACAGGGACATACACCATCCATGCTCAGAAAGAGCACCTCTACTTTGAAACGGTCACCATCAAAATTGCACCGAACACACCTCAGCTGGCTGACATTATTGCAACAGG GTTCAGTGTCTGTGGTCAGATATCAATCATTCGCTTCCCCGACACCGTCAAGCAGATGAATAAATACAAAGTTGTCCTGTCATCTCAAGACAAGGACAAGTCTTTGGTCACCGTGGAGACAGATGCTCATGgatcattttgttttaaagcaaaACCAGGGACTTACAAAGTGCAG GTGATGGTTCCTGAGGCAGAAACCAGAGCAGGGCTGACGTTGAAACCCCAGACATTTCCTCTTACTGTGACCGACAGGCCGGTGATGGATGTGGCCTTTGTACAGTTCTTGGCATCAGTTTCTGGGAAAGTCTCTTGTTTGG ACACCTGCGGTGACTTGCTGGTGACTCTACAGTCCCTGAGCTGCCAGGGTGAGAAGCGGAGCCTCCAGCTCTCCGGCAAGGTCAACGCCATGACTTTCACCTTTGACAACGTGCTCCctggaaaatacaaaa TAAGCATCATGCATGAGGATTGGTGCTGGAAGAACAAGAGCCTGGAGGTGGAAGTGCTGGAGGATGAGGTGTCTGCAGTTGAGTTCAGGCAGACGGGCTACATGCTGAGATGTTCCCTGTCTCACGCCATCACTCTG GGGCCCAGCAGGGAGCTCGTATGCCGCTCGTGCCTGAAGCAGACGCTGCACAAGCTGGAGGCCATGATGCGCATCCTGCAGGCAGAGACCACCGCGGGCACCGTGATGCCCACCGCCATCGGAGACAGCATCCTCAACATCACAG GCCGCTACCTGTCTGAGGAATCCGAGCCCTACCTGGCAGTCTATCTGCACTCGGAGCCCCGGCCCAATGAGCACAACTGCTCGGCTAGCAGGAGGATCCACCCAGAGTCACTCCAGGGTGCCGACCGCCGGCCCTACACCTTCTTCATTTCCCCGGG GAGCAGAGACCCAGCGGGGAGTTACCATCTGAACCTCTCCAGCCACTTCCGCTGGTCGGCACTGGAGGTGTCCGTGGGCCTGTACACGTCCCTGTGCCAGTACTTCAGCGAGGAGGACATGGTGTGGCGGACAGAGGGGCTGCTGCCCCTGGAGGAGACCTCGCCCCGCCAGGCCGTCTGCCTCACCCGCCACCTCACCGCCTTCGGCGCCAGCCTCTTCGTGCCCCCAAGCCATGTCCGCTTTGTCTTTCCT gagCCGACAGCGGATGTAAACTACATCGTCATGCTGACATGTGCTGTGTGCCTGGTGACCTACATGGTCATGGCCGCCATCCTGCACAAGCTGGACCAGTTGGATGCCAGCTGGGGCCGCGCCATCCCCTTCTGTGGGCAGCGGGGCCGCTTCAAGTACGAGATCCTCGTCAAGACAGGCTGGGGCCGGGGCTCAG GTACCACGGCCCACGTGGGCATCATGCTGTATGGGGTTGACAGCCGGAGCAGCCACTGGCACCTGGACGGCAACAGAGCCTTCCACCGCAACAGCCTGGACATCTTCCGGATCG ACCCGCACAGCCTGGGTAGCGTGTGGAAGATCCGAGTGTGGCACGACAACAAAG GGCTCAGCCCTGCCTGGTTCCTGCAGCACATCATCGTCAGGGACCTGCAGACGGCACACAGCACCTTCTTCCTGATCAATGACTGGCTTTCGGTGGAGACGGAGGCCAACGGGGGCCTGGTGGAGAAGGAGATGCTGGCCGCGA GCGACGCAGCCCTGTTGCGCTTCCGGCGCCTGCTGGTGGCTGAGCTGCAGCGCGGCTTCTTTGACAAGC ATCTCTCCATATGGGACCGGCTGCCTCGTAGCTGTTTCACTCGCATCCAGAGGGCCACCTGCTGCGTTCTTCTCATCTGCCTCTTCCTGGGCGCCAACGCCGTGTGGTACGGGGCTGTTGGTGACTCTGCCTACAG CACGGGGCGTGTGTCCAGGCTGAGCCCGCTGAGCGTCGACACAGTCGCTGTTGGCCTGGTGTCCAGCGTGGTTGTCTATCCCGTCTACCTGGccatcctctttctcttctggaTGTCCCGGAGCAag